One part of the Neodiprion virginianus isolate iyNeoVirg1 chromosome 3, iyNeoVirg1.1, whole genome shotgun sequence genome encodes these proteins:
- the LOC124300527 gene encoding serine hydrolase-like protein, which produces MSPEELRLPMPWGHIAAKAWGSPNGKPVLMVHGLLDNAGSFDRLIPFLPFDYYFVCIDLPGHGLSSHFPAGLPLDYLNHVLALRRVLDSLKWSNCIYIGHSLGATMGLMFTSIYPERVKKILCFDAVTATPITNNRLIPHIRKVHDNILSIEGKEKTMKVYTEDEVMYMLMYTRFFALNFAAAEALMKRSVTKIGDKYKLNRDVRLNAGLFPVFNSDQHLSLLEKLKSPATVIAATATMATAHYEKMLWLSSDRLMKSHRFLIVEGNHDVHNNHPEKVASHVCQFLSDLKSNL; this is translated from the coding sequence ATGTCACCCGAGGAACTACGTCTTCCAATGCCATGGGGTCACATAGCAGCCAAGGCATGGGGTTCACCTAATGGCAAGCCTGTTTTGATGGTTCATGGACTTCTGGACAATGCAGGATCATTTGATCGCCTGATTCCATTTCTACCATTCGATTATTACTTTGTCTGCATTGATTTACCGGGCCATGGATTATCGTCACACTTCCCTGCAGGGTTACCCCTGGATTATTTAAATCACGTTTTAGCTCTTCGCAGAGTCTTAGACAGTCTTAAGTGGAGCAATTGTATCTATATAGGTCATAGTTTAGGCGCGACTATGGGACTGATGTTCACCTCAATTTATCCTGAgagagtaaagaaaattttatgttttgaCGCAGTTACTGCTACGCCAATTACAAACAATAGACTAATTCCCCACATTCGAAAGGTACATGACAATATTTTGAGCATTGAAGGGAAAGAAAAGACTATGAAAGTATATACCGAGGACGAAGTGATGTACATGCTCATGTATACAAGATTCTTTGCTCTAAATTTTGCTGCTGCTGAAGCTTTGATGAAGCGATCTGTTACCAAAATTGGTGATAAATACAAGTTGAACCGCGACGTACGACTCAACGCCGGCTTGTTTCCGGTATTTAATTCTGATCAACACTTGAGTTTACTTGAGAAACTCAAATCACCTGCGACAGTCATTGCCGCAACAGCAACAATGGCTACAGCTcattatgaaaaaatgttatggCTTAGTTCAGATAGGTTGATGAAATCACACAGGTTTCTAATAGTTGAAGGTAATCATGACGTACACAATAATCACCCTGAGAAAGTTGCTTCTCACGTATGCCAATTTTTGAGTGATCTTAAGAGCAATTTGTGA
- the LOC124300520 gene encoding protein arginine N-methyltransferase 9-like isoform X2, giving the protein MDVEIREIVEKALEKAQEQDACGNVGRAYAYYTVVAELCPAKRSEVEKLFTDVLCEWGMQLELGNRIEDAVTCYKHSLHIYPNNTRMLNNFAAHLLRNNNPIEAIQYLKLALQVDSNFLPAERNLQNAFSMAVDRWHFPMLNDTARNRGFRRAIQKRIAQGYDVVLDIGTGTGLLSLYAHEAGAKEIYACECSPVMGNVARNVFSRNNAGDIKLFPKSSENLCIPQDIPNRVNLIITETFDAGLFGECVIPTLIDAHENLFVGNNLGMVIPLGATLYVAAVESEHIRSRSTILFNKSDHPSFLNFDNVSVLVDDEFYDTENLENVNVNYVTEPKEIVKVNFNDLSVLRTFSGDGEKGMVNVKCRYDGIIDGLVAWFKLNIDEDITLNSSQGKSCWQQAIFPAIPRICKQRDHVEISAEILNGKLNCSYKLVTDTTPKMEPIFRLPKEVITFLNDFDYVISLVRIAKHQKNEPIKYVLDTSPFPVYGLTLLKENRNCEKLYCEANSLALQTVLHKVATDSGITSLIEPISNYSEINNKIDAILIHNFDAKGELKDRDQQNYHDFLDYFLNNAGFILQQKIFLMGQLVYSTDLPKMVRVNDKNVQGHLRNSKYDMSADSKNEPGSTIHSASNDGRYFFVAECINEFEINQVFDLNSSMYECRPSTNAVTLTQLDDSETNESLVNFGKISVPERAIPNALICWYEIQLAPEHIHSTRRCDSFMNHTAVVLEDHLRDLVLQDKEITFKVYQMNGLVRVTLVTS; this is encoded by the exons ATGGATGTGGAAATAAgggaaattgttgaaaaagcACTGGAAAAGGCTCAGGAACAGGATGCATGTGGAAATGTTGGGAGAGCCTATGCTTATTACACAGTAGTTGCAGAATTATGTCCAGCGAAGAGATCAGAAGTGGAAAAATTGTTCACTGACGTTTTGT GCGAGTGGGGAATGCAGTTAGAGTTGGGGAATAGAATTGAAGATGCTGTGACCTGTTACAAACATTCGCTACATATTTATCCAAATAATACACGTATGCTGAATAATTTTGCTGCTCATCTTCTTAG AAATAATAATCCAATAGAAGCCATTCAGTATTTAAAACTTGCGCTTCAAGtggattcaaattttctaccTGCCGAAAGAAACCTTCAGAATGCTTTCAGTATGGCTGTAGACAGATGGCATTTTCCAATGTTGAATGACACGGCTAGAAATAGAGGATTCAGAAGAGCAATTCAAAAGCGCATAGCTCAAGGTTATGACGTTGTCTTGGACATAGGAACTGGCACTGGTCTGTTGAGCTTGTATGCGCACGAGGCAGGTGCAAAAGAAATATATGCCTGCGAATGTTCACCTGTTATGGGAAACGTTGCAAGAAATGTATTCAGTAGAAACAATGCCGGTGATATAAAATTGTTCCCCAAGTCTTCAGAGAATTTGTGCATCCCACAGGACATACCTAATAG GGTAAATTTGATAATCACAGAAACTTTTGATGCTGGTTTATTTGGGGAGTGTGTGATACCGACACTAATAGATGCACATGAAAATCTTTTTGTTGGAAACAATTTAGGGATGGTCATTCCCTTAGGAGCTACGCTTTATGTAGCTGCAGTCGAGTCTGAACATATTCGGTCTAGATCaacaatattattcaacaaGTCCGATCACccaagttttttaaattttgataacgTATCTGTCCTGGTTGATGACGAATTCTATGATACTGAGAATTTAGAAAATGTCAACGTTAATTATGTTACTGAACCGAAAGAAATAGTAAAGGtcaatttcaacgatttatcGGTACTAAGAACATTCAGTGGAGATGGTGAAAAAGGAATGGTCAATGTAAAATGTAGATACGATGGGATCATTGATGGTTTGGTAGCATGGTTCAAATTGAATATAGACGAAGACATAACACTTAATTCATCACAAGGGAAATCTTGCTGGCAGCAAGCTATTTTTCCAGCTATTCCTAGGATTTGCAAGCAACGTGATCACGTGGAAATTTCGGCTGAAATTTTGAACGGAAAACTCAACTGTTCGTACAAATTAGTTACAGATACGACACCAAAAATGGAACCGATTTTCCGTCTTCCAAAAGAAGTGATTACTTTCTTGAATGATTTCGATTATGTGATATCATTAGTGAGAATTGCAAAACATCAAAAAAATGAACCCATTAAATACGTCCTAGATACTTCACCATTTCCTGTTTACGGACTGACTTTATTGAAGGAAAATAGGAACTGTGAAAAGCTCTACTGTGAAGCAAATTCACTAGCATTGCAAACTGTTTTACACAAAGTAGCAACCGACAGTGGGATCACTTCACTAATTGAACCGATATCGAATTACAGTGAAATTAACAACAAAATTGATGCCATTCTAATTCATAACTTTGATGCCAAAGGAGAATTGAAGGATCGGGACCAGCAAAACTACCACGATTTCCTTGA TTACTTTTTAAATAACGCTGGTTTCATACTACAACAGAAAATCTTTTTAATGGGTCAACTAGTGTATTCTACTGATTTACCCAAAATGGTCAGAGTTAACGATAAAAATGTTCAGGGACATTTGAGGAACAGTAAATATGACATG AGTGCAGACAGTAAAAATGAACCTGGTTCGACAATTCATAGTGCTAGTAATGATgggagatatttttttgtcgcagaATGTATTAACGAATTTGAG ATAAATCAGGTTTTTGATCTCAACTCAAGTATGTATGAATGCAGACCGTCAACGAACGCAGTAACTTTGACTCAGCTAGATGATTCCGAGACCAACGAATCGTTAGTTAATTTTGGCAAGATATCAGTACCAGAACGAGCTATTCCAAATGCTTTGATCTGTTGGTATGAAATTCAACTCGCACCAGAACATATACACAGCACCAGAAGATGTGATTCATTTATGAATCACACAGCAGTTGTTTTAGAAGATCATCTGCGAGATCTTGTTTTGCAGGATAAAGAAATCACATTCAAGGTATATCAAATGAATGGACTAGTCAGAGTCACCTTAGTGACATCTTAA
- the LOC124300520 gene encoding protein arginine N-methyltransferase 9-like isoform X1: MDVEIREIVEKALEKAQEQDACGNVGRAYAYYTVVAELCPAKRSEVEKLFTDVLCKLFQGEWGMQLELGNRIEDAVTCYKHSLHIYPNNTRMLNNFAAHLLRNNNPIEAIQYLKLALQVDSNFLPAERNLQNAFSMAVDRWHFPMLNDTARNRGFRRAIQKRIAQGYDVVLDIGTGTGLLSLYAHEAGAKEIYACECSPVMGNVARNVFSRNNAGDIKLFPKSSENLCIPQDIPNRVNLIITETFDAGLFGECVIPTLIDAHENLFVGNNLGMVIPLGATLYVAAVESEHIRSRSTILFNKSDHPSFLNFDNVSVLVDDEFYDTENLENVNVNYVTEPKEIVKVNFNDLSVLRTFSGDGEKGMVNVKCRYDGIIDGLVAWFKLNIDEDITLNSSQGKSCWQQAIFPAIPRICKQRDHVEISAEILNGKLNCSYKLVTDTTPKMEPIFRLPKEVITFLNDFDYVISLVRIAKHQKNEPIKYVLDTSPFPVYGLTLLKENRNCEKLYCEANSLALQTVLHKVATDSGITSLIEPISNYSEINNKIDAILIHNFDAKGELKDRDQQNYHDFLDYFLNNAGFILQQKIFLMGQLVYSTDLPKMVRVNDKNVQGHLRNSKYDMSADSKNEPGSTIHSASNDGRYFFVAECINEFEINQVFDLNSSMYECRPSTNAVTLTQLDDSETNESLVNFGKISVPERAIPNALICWYEIQLAPEHIHSTRRCDSFMNHTAVVLEDHLRDLVLQDKEITFKVYQMNGLVRVTLVTS; encoded by the exons ATGGATGTGGAAATAAgggaaattgttgaaaaagcACTGGAAAAGGCTCAGGAACAGGATGCATGTGGAAATGTTGGGAGAGCCTATGCTTATTACACAGTAGTTGCAGAATTATGTCCAGCGAAGAGATCAGAAGTGGAAAAATTGTTCACTGACGTTTTGTGTAAGTTATTTCAAG GCGAGTGGGGAATGCAGTTAGAGTTGGGGAATAGAATTGAAGATGCTGTGACCTGTTACAAACATTCGCTACATATTTATCCAAATAATACACGTATGCTGAATAATTTTGCTGCTCATCTTCTTAG AAATAATAATCCAATAGAAGCCATTCAGTATTTAAAACTTGCGCTTCAAGtggattcaaattttctaccTGCCGAAAGAAACCTTCAGAATGCTTTCAGTATGGCTGTAGACAGATGGCATTTTCCAATGTTGAATGACACGGCTAGAAATAGAGGATTCAGAAGAGCAATTCAAAAGCGCATAGCTCAAGGTTATGACGTTGTCTTGGACATAGGAACTGGCACTGGTCTGTTGAGCTTGTATGCGCACGAGGCAGGTGCAAAAGAAATATATGCCTGCGAATGTTCACCTGTTATGGGAAACGTTGCAAGAAATGTATTCAGTAGAAACAATGCCGGTGATATAAAATTGTTCCCCAAGTCTTCAGAGAATTTGTGCATCCCACAGGACATACCTAATAG GGTAAATTTGATAATCACAGAAACTTTTGATGCTGGTTTATTTGGGGAGTGTGTGATACCGACACTAATAGATGCACATGAAAATCTTTTTGTTGGAAACAATTTAGGGATGGTCATTCCCTTAGGAGCTACGCTTTATGTAGCTGCAGTCGAGTCTGAACATATTCGGTCTAGATCaacaatattattcaacaaGTCCGATCACccaagttttttaaattttgataacgTATCTGTCCTGGTTGATGACGAATTCTATGATACTGAGAATTTAGAAAATGTCAACGTTAATTATGTTACTGAACCGAAAGAAATAGTAAAGGtcaatttcaacgatttatcGGTACTAAGAACATTCAGTGGAGATGGTGAAAAAGGAATGGTCAATGTAAAATGTAGATACGATGGGATCATTGATGGTTTGGTAGCATGGTTCAAATTGAATATAGACGAAGACATAACACTTAATTCATCACAAGGGAAATCTTGCTGGCAGCAAGCTATTTTTCCAGCTATTCCTAGGATTTGCAAGCAACGTGATCACGTGGAAATTTCGGCTGAAATTTTGAACGGAAAACTCAACTGTTCGTACAAATTAGTTACAGATACGACACCAAAAATGGAACCGATTTTCCGTCTTCCAAAAGAAGTGATTACTTTCTTGAATGATTTCGATTATGTGATATCATTAGTGAGAATTGCAAAACATCAAAAAAATGAACCCATTAAATACGTCCTAGATACTTCACCATTTCCTGTTTACGGACTGACTTTATTGAAGGAAAATAGGAACTGTGAAAAGCTCTACTGTGAAGCAAATTCACTAGCATTGCAAACTGTTTTACACAAAGTAGCAACCGACAGTGGGATCACTTCACTAATTGAACCGATATCGAATTACAGTGAAATTAACAACAAAATTGATGCCATTCTAATTCATAACTTTGATGCCAAAGGAGAATTGAAGGATCGGGACCAGCAAAACTACCACGATTTCCTTGA TTACTTTTTAAATAACGCTGGTTTCATACTACAACAGAAAATCTTTTTAATGGGTCAACTAGTGTATTCTACTGATTTACCCAAAATGGTCAGAGTTAACGATAAAAATGTTCAGGGACATTTGAGGAACAGTAAATATGACATG AGTGCAGACAGTAAAAATGAACCTGGTTCGACAATTCATAGTGCTAGTAATGATgggagatatttttttgtcgcagaATGTATTAACGAATTTGAG ATAAATCAGGTTTTTGATCTCAACTCAAGTATGTATGAATGCAGACCGTCAACGAACGCAGTAACTTTGACTCAGCTAGATGATTCCGAGACCAACGAATCGTTAGTTAATTTTGGCAAGATATCAGTACCAGAACGAGCTATTCCAAATGCTTTGATCTGTTGGTATGAAATTCAACTCGCACCAGAACATATACACAGCACCAGAAGATGTGATTCATTTATGAATCACACAGCAGTTGTTTTAGAAGATCATCTGCGAGATCTTGTTTTGCAGGATAAAGAAATCACATTCAAGGTATATCAAATGAATGGACTAGTCAGAGTCACCTTAGTGACATCTTAA
- the LOC124300521 gene encoding E3 ubiquitin-protein ligase RNF14-like, which yields MSTDNEKQKDEIVALESIYNKEEFSYHKENEQYECTLKAYVTIPPEYSFTYKDSRFPDEPVQSVPISHLPPLSLFITLPSNYPSESPPKFTLVSSWLSQYAIAKLCKKLDKLWEENKGLEILFTWMAFLKDETLEFLNIEASLAIDYGYTCYKMALEKTQNAEDTNKFKDGDEEMKKDSKSKEVKCNQILTKPRVRKTINEKHPARRRGRKQKTKKFADERAVSDQSISRNPVQMLIDYDSKRKQTEFKRNFYTCKICFLDKLGEHCTQFVPCFHVFCKECILTYLEIRIQDGNVKNISCPEEKCSSEATPGQVKDLVSQELFAKYDATLLSVTLDTMTDIVYCPRPHCQYPVSREPNDRMANCPACQYAFCIYCKMVYHGIEPCKFKSAEKQKLVTEYQNAPDDKKIQLEQRYGKKQLQALVENTMSETWINTYSRNCPHCNAAIEKSDGCNKMVCWRCNTYFCWLCGMRLRADTPYVHFRNPQSKCYNMLFHGVVQEEDDDEDDIDLPALYLDVDSNDEDSDEDAFMVGGD from the exons atg tcAACTGACAACGAGAAGCAAAAAGATGAAATTGTTGCCCTAGAAAGCATCTATAACaaagaagaattttcataTCACAAGGAGAACGAACAGTATGAATGTACCTTAAAAGCTTACGTAACTATTCCTCCGGAGTATTCCTTCACTTACAAAGACAGCAGATTTCCTGATGAGCCTGTACAAAGCGTACCGATATCTCATTTACCCCCATTGTCGTTATTTATTACACTGCCATCTAATTATCCTTCAGAATCTCCGCCGAAATTTACCCTTGTCTCATCATGGTTAAGTCAATACGCTATTGCTAAATTGTGTAAGAAATTGGATAAGTTGTGGGAAGAAAACAAAGGGCTTGAAATCCTCTTTACATGGATGGCATTCTTGAAAGATGAAACGttggaatttttaaacataGAAGCAAGCCTAGCAATCGACTATGGTTATACTTGTTATAAAATGGCCCTAGAGAAGACTCAGAATGCGGAAGATACGAACAAATTTAAAGATGGTGATGAAGAGATGAAGAAAGATTCGAAAAGCAAGGAAGTTAAGTGTAACCAAATCCTGACAAAGCCAAGGGTTAGAAAAACAATCAACGAAAAACATCCTGCAAGAAGACGTGGGAGGAAACAGAAGACTAAAAAGTTCGCCGATGAACGAGCTGTTTCAGACCAGTCAATCAGTAGAAATCCAGTGCAAATGTTGATCGATTATGACTCAAAACGCAAGCAAACTGAATTCAAGAGAAACttttatacatgtaaaatttgtttcttagATAAATTGGGTGAACATTGTACACAATTTGTACCCTGCTTTCATGTCTTTTGTAAAGAATGTATTCTTACCTACTTGGAAATTAGGATTCAAGATGGAAATGTCAAGAATATTAGCTGTCCAGAAGAAAAATGCTCGTCCGAAGCAACTCCAGGGCAA GTCAAGGATTTAGTCAGTCAAGAATTATTTGCGAAATACGACGCCACTCTGCTAAGCGTGACATTAGACACAATGACCGATATTGTTTATTGTCCACGCCCTCATTGTCAATATCCTGTTAGTCGCGAGCCAAATGATAGAATGGCAAACTGTCCTGCTTGTCAGTACGCTTTTTGTATTTATTGCAAAATGGTTTACCATGGAATCGAACCATGCAAATTCAAGTCAG ctgaaaaacaaaaacttgtgACAGAGTATCAAAACGCACCTGATGATAAGAAGATCCAACTCGAACAGCGTTATGGGAAGAAACAATTACAAGCACTGGTTGAGAACACCATGTCAGAAACTTGGATAAACACGTATAGCCGGAATTGTCCGCACTGCAATGCTGCAATTGAG AAATCCGATGGTTGCAACAAGATGGTATGCTGGAGGTgcaatacatatttttgttgGCTGTGCGGAATGCGTTTACGGGCAGATACACCTTATGTACATTTCCGCAATCCACAGTCCAAATGCTACAACATGCTTTTTCACGGTGTTGTTCAAGAAGAAGATGATGACGAAGATGATATAGACTTACCTGCGTTGTATCTAGATGTTGACTCGAATGATGAAGACTCTGATGAAGATGCATTCATGGTTGGAGGCGATTAG